From the genome of Papaver somniferum cultivar HN1 chromosome 2, ASM357369v1, whole genome shotgun sequence, one region includes:
- the LOC113349725 gene encoding mechanosensitive ion channel protein 2, chloroplastic-like: MFQLLAVSTSFQFSHDLEIHKYHGYTNNNLYKSVVGRGGLNFSKVSSLSSADTHLDDFGLHPLDTKHKPLPFSPSKYNIFVCRSSLVPGLENAPILKTAVTALTRLYGSSTGNRWLIQLAPAVGIIAFAFYFLEPLLRYSRNFVLHKSDNIWKKSSTHYVMTSYLQPLLLWVGASLVCRTLDPLVLPTVASQAVKRRLLIFVRSLSTVLAVAYCLSSFIQQTQKLFGETNDSNDSRNMGFQFAGKAIYSAVWVASVSLFIELLGFSTQKWLTAGGLGTVLLTLAGREIFTNFLSSVMIHATRPFVLNEWIQTKIQGYEVSGTVEHVGWWSPTIIRGDDREAVHIPNHKFTVSVVRNLSQKTHWRIKTHLAISHLDVKKINIIVADMRKVLAKNPQVEHKKLHRRVFLDNVNAENQALLILVSCFVKTSHFEEYLCVKEAILLDLLRVVSHHRARLATPIRTVHKMYKDADMDAVPYSETIFTRTRPSTVDRPYLLIEPSVKVNGDEKLKAQARPLRTAGEEEEEVIAAETPVSMTSNADIKVPIAADNKVDDEITSMPSDTKVSSNLTDKSSSSTVDSKPSIHDLKTSSKGVVPSSSSESKILSPSKVKENSNKHPSVAETVKTGRTSPESQEDGQVSMDLGSKESGDSTTLVNSVDKQESEKVPVAPPSRPSLEENMVLGVALDDSRQMLPIEEEMESSSQKAANAKELAASITGNDSSSAGKDKNVGNPPTVSGGDQRDQER; the protein is encoded by the exons ATGTTTCAATTGCTTGCTGTTTCTACTTCTTTCCAATTCTCCCATGATTTGGAAATTCACAAGTATCATGGATATACTAACAACAACTTATATAAG AGTGTGGTGGGAAGAGGtggattgaatttttcaaaggttTCCTCACTTTCATCAGCCGATACG CACTTGGATGATTTTGGTCTTCATCCTTTAGATACTAAACACAAGCCCTTACCTTTTTCACCTTCAAAGTACAATATTTTCGTGTGCCGATCTTCCCTAGTGCCTGGGTTAGAGAATGCGCCGATTCTAAAAACTGCTGTTACAGCTCTAACAag ATTGTATGGTTCTTCAACTGGAAATCGGTGGTTGATTCAATTGGCTCCTGCAGTTGGTATCATTGcctttgctttttattttctggagCCACTCTTGAGATATAGCAGGAACTTTGTCCTCCAT AAGAGTGACAATATTTGGAAAAAGAGTAGCACACATTACGTTATGACCTCTTATCTTCAACCTTTGCTGCTCTGGGTTGGAGCTTCACTTGTATGCAG GACGCTGGATCCATTAGTTCTGCCAACAGTTGCTAGCCAAGCTGTAAAACGCCGTCTTTTGATTTTTGTGAGATCTTTATCGACAGTATTGGCTGTTGCATATTGTCTATCAAG CTTTATCCAACAAACACAGAAATTATTTGGGGagacaaatgactcaaatgattcAAGAAAT ATGGGTTTCCAGTTTGCTGGGAAAGCTATATATAGTGCAGTATGGGTTGCCTCTGTTTCCTTATTCATTGAATTACTCGGTTTCTCTACCCAGAAATGGCTTACTGCTGGAGGTCTTGGTACTGTATTGTTGACACTCGCTGGTCGAGAG ATATTCACAAACTTCCTCTCGAGTGTGATGATCCATGCAACACGACCATTTGTTCTGAACGAATGGATCCAAACCAAGATTCAAGGATATGAAGTTTCTGGAACTGTTGAG CATGTAGGTTGGTGGTCACCGACAATTATAAGGGGGGACGACCGTGAAGCAGTTCATATTCCAAACCACAAGTTTACAGTGAGCGTTGTAAGAAATCTCAGTCAGAAGACTCACTGGCGTATCAAAACCCACCTTGCCATTAGTCACCTGGATGTCAAAAAGATAAAT ATTATTGTAGCAGATATGCGTAAGGTCTTAGCCAAAAATCCTCAAGTAGAGCATAAGAAATTACATAGAAGAGTGTTCCTCGACAATGTTAATGCAGAAAATCAGGCTCTACTG ATTCTGGTTTCCTGCTTCGTGAAGACGTCACATTTTGAAGAGTACCTGTGTGTGAAG GAAGCTATATTACTGGATCTTCTCAGAGTTGTTAGCCATCACCGAGCGCGTCTTGCGACTCCCATTCGTACTGTTCACAAAATGTACAAGGATGCTGACATGGACGCCGTTCCTTATTCAGAGACGATCTTTACTCGTACCAGACCTTCTACCGTCGATCGTCCCTACCTACTTATTGAACCTTCAGTTAAAGTCAATGGTGATGAAAAACTGAAAGCTCAAGCTCGCCCATTACGTACAgcaggggaagaagaagaagaggttaTTGCTGCAGAAACTCCGGTGTCTATGACTAGTAATGCAGATATTAAGGTCCCAATTGCGGCAGACAACAAGGTAGATGACGAAATTACATCAATGCCATCTGACACTAAAGTAAGTAGCAATCTCACGGATAAATCCTCCAGCTCCACAGTTGACTCAAAACCATCAATTCATGACCTGAAGACAAGTTCCAAGGGTGTtgttccatcatcatcatcagaaagtAAAATCTTATCACCATCTAAGGTTAAAGAAAACTCCAACAAGCATCCTAGTGTGGCTGAAACTGTGAAAACGGGGAGAACATCGCCAGAATCACAAGAAGATGGTCAAGTCTCAATGGATCTGGGTTCTAAAGAATCGGGTGATTCTACAACCTTGGTTAACTCAGTTGACAAGCAAGAAAGTGAGAAAGTGCCAGTCGCCCCGCCATCTAGACCTAGTCTTGAAGAAAATATGGTACTTGGGGTTGCACTAGATGACTCAAGGCAGATGCTACCGATCGAGGAAGAAATGGAAAGTTCATCTCAGAAAGCTGCAAATGCTAAGGAATTGGCAGCTTCTATCACTGGTAACGATTCTTCATCCGCTGGGAAGGACAAAAATGTTGGTAATCCCCCAACCGTATCTGGCGGTGATCAGAGAGATCAAGAAAGATAG